Within the Dialister hominis genome, the region CATAAACTCCATCGGAGAAATCAACATGCTGGGGAAGCCGGGCCTCAGATCCGTAAAGTTTCAGGCCTTCTTCCCGAACAATGATTATGATTTCTCCCTGAACTACTCAATGAGCCCCTATGGTTACGTGGAGAAAATTGCGCAGATGGCCAAAGCAGGACAGCCATGTCGAATCAATATCACGGGAACAGCTATTTCCATGCCATGTACCATTGATGATTTCAGCTATTCCGAGAAAGATGGAACCGGAGATGTTTATTTCTCTATTGAACTGAAGGAATATCGGTATGTTCGGCCTGACTCCGACTTGATAAATGATGTTACTGGATTGAAGAGCCGTACTGAAGAAGCGGAGAAGACCAGAAGCGTCACAGCCTACTCGACGGATGCCATGGAAACTGCCCAGAAGGCCGTGCAGAAAATTCAGAAGGTAACCAGGACGGTGGGAAATGCCAGACGGCAGATAGAGACCTATAAGGCCATCGTAAAATCCGGCGGCATCACTGCAGGCGACGTTCTGACTATCACAGCATCTGAAGTCATGAAGAACGGGCAGCTAATCAAGAGGTTTGGAGGCTAGCATGCTGAAACTGTACTACACAGACCCACCGGGAACAGAGAACGCAGTAAGTTGCCAAGATATTTCCAACTACGTCATTCATGTCACCTGGAGTGGTGATACGGACCAGGCGGCACGAAAGCTTGAATTCACTATCGCATACAACACGGCGGAGAAAGATGCTGCATTTGTACAGCTGAATCTGCTGCTGGGAGGAACAATTGAAGCATCTGATATAGATGAAACGACGGAAACACCGATTTTCATCGGAAGAATTTTCTTCAGAAAGCGGGCATCCGATTCATTCACATTTGAATTTACCTGCTACGACACCATGGTTTATCTGGCCAAAAGCAACATCCGGGCTAACTTCAAAGACATTGATGTTACCAGCGCAGTGAAGCAGGTCTGCGGAAGCATCGGACTTGAAACAGCCGACAACATTCCGTCAATTCCGACCGTAGTGAATTTCATTGCAGATGACAAGAGCGGCACCGAAGTACTGCAGATGCTCTTTGATAAAGCCAAAGCGGAACAGGGGAAAAGCTACAGGGCAATTTCGATAGGCGGGAAAATCACAGTAGTGGAAAGAGGAGAGACCATAGAAAACTACATCGCTGACAGCTCCGTCAATGTGATTTCAGCAGAACACTCCGAGTCACTGGAAGACATGGTGGACAAAGTGGTGGCAGTCAACGATGATGGTTCAGTGGGGCAGATTTTCACAACGGACGATGAAATCGGAAAGTATGGCACAATCCAGAAGATTTATAAAATCCAGCCGCCGAAGAGCGGTGAATCTGTGGACAACGTAACTGCCGCAAAAGCTCTCCTCAAAGCGCCAAAGGAAGAATCTTCTTTGAAGGCCCTGGGAGATATCCAGTGTATTTCAGGGTATGCCATTACGGTTCAGGAAGAACAGCTCAAAGGTAAATTCACTATCAAATCGGATACCCACCATTTTGAAAACGGGATTCACACAATGGACCTGACATTGGAATACATCGGGGAGGCTGAGAAATGAAACTGACAGAAGATCCATACAAAGGTCTGATTGAGCTTCACCGGCGGATAGCCAAAAGAGCGGCTCTGCAGCCGACCGCAGGAATAGGGACAATCATTTCGCCGCCTCCAGGAATCCAAATCAGCTATCATAGATTCATCCTGGATAAAGAGAACATTTACATAGATGAATATTGGCTGCAGGGACATACAAGAACCCATAAAGGGCACATTGTAAGTGAGACACAGCCAAGGGCAGGAGGGAGCGGAGATGCTGAATTCGCTTCCCATACCCATGATATAGACAACGATTACACAGACACACAGACCAAGACTGACACATGGAAACCGGGGGACAAGGTTCTTCTGGTGCCGATTACCACAGAAGATGAAAAGACCACGGCACAGTTTGTGGTGCTGTGCAAACTGGTAAGATTGGACGGTAATTGACTATGGCTAATCCATTTATAGCGGGGCCTCAGAGTGATAACCTTATAAAAGCGTCTCATGAGACATTTCGGGAATTTGCATGGGATTTTGAAAGGAATGATTTCATCCGCGACGACAATGGGCAGTACATCATACTGGAAGGTAATGCAGCGCTGAAGGTGTGGATATATAAATGCCTAATGACAGAACGGTACAGATACCGGGCCT harbors:
- a CDS encoding DUF2577 family protein, with the protein product MKLTEDPYKGLIELHRRIAKRAALQPTAGIGTIISPPPGIQISYHRFILDKENIYIDEYWLQGHTRTHKGHIVSETQPRAGGSGDAEFASHTHDIDNDYTDTQTKTDTWKPGDKVLLVPITTEDEKTTAQFVVLCKLVRLDGN
- a CDS encoding XkdQ/YqbQ family protein, with product MLKLYYTDPPGTENAVSCQDISNYVIHVTWSGDTDQAARKLEFTIAYNTAEKDAAFVQLNLLLGGTIEASDIDETTETPIFIGRIFFRKRASDSFTFEFTCYDTMVYLAKSNIRANFKDIDVTSAVKQVCGSIGLETADNIPSIPTVVNFIADDKSGTEVLQMLFDKAKAEQGKSYRAISIGGKITVVERGETIENYIADSSVNVISAEHSESLEDMVDKVVAVNDDGSVGQIFTTDDEIGKYGTIQKIYKIQPPKSGESVDNVTAAKALLKAPKEESSLKALGDIQCISGYAITVQEEQLKGKFTIKSDTHHFENGIHTMDLTLEYIGEAEK